The genomic interval ACTGTGGCGCGCCGTCACCGTCACATGTTCGATTCTGCGGGGGTTCATGTGGTCGCCACGGCCTTCACGTCCTCGCCGCGGCGTCGGCCGGATGTTCCGGGCCCAACTCGGCGGCGGGTCCCGGCAGTTGCCCGGCGGGCCGGGCAGCACGGGCTGGTGTTGGCCGCTGTCTCGGTGACCGTGTTGTTGTGTGCGACGGCGTTGGCCGCGCTCGCGGCGCTGGCGGGGAGTTCGGTGCAGGCCGGGGCCGTACGGCGGCTGGCCGGGGATCTCGGTGCACAGGTGAACGTCAACGCGGCCTATCGGGCCGGGGGGATGGCCGTCGCCGACCGGGATGTGCGGGCCGCCGCGGAGCGGGTGTTCGCCGGGGTGCCGCAGCGGACGTATGTGGGGCTGCTCGGTACGTCGCCGGTCTCGGTGACGGGGATCGACGGGGTCGTGGGGCCGCCGCGTGGTCCTGGGGGCAGCGGGTTGCATCCGGTCGCGGTTCAGGACGGGGGCGGGTTCGGGGAGTTGGTGGCCGGGCGGTGGCCCGCCGGTACGGGCGACGCCCCGGCCGGTGCCTTCACCTCGCTGCCGGATGTCCCGGTCGCCACCGGGTCCACCGCGCCGGTCGACACGGCGATTCCCGAGCCCCTGGCCAAACGCCTTGGTATCAGGCCCGGTTCGAGCCTTCGGGTGCAGGACGCCTTCAACCGCCCCATGACGCTGCGGGTCACCGGGGTCTTCCGGGCTACCGGTGCCGTCGGGTTCTGGCCCGCGATGGCCGGCGACCTGACCGAGGGCGAGACCGCCGACCAGGACCTGCTGGTGGTCTCGGCGTCGGCGCTCAACGGCAGCGCCGTCCTCAACGGCCATCTGACGGCCCACTGGAGCGTGCAGCCCGACCTCTCCCGGCTCGACGCGGACAGCCTCGCCGGACTGCACGACCGGCTGCGCGCCTTCTCCGGCAGCCAGAGCGGGGTGTCGGTGTTCGGCGGCCGGCAGCCGTCGTTGGACGACCTGACCGTGGCCTCCGGACTGCCCGGCGCCATCGACGACTTGACGGTCCCGACGGTCGCGGCCCGCTCCTCGCTGTACCTGCCGAGCGTGCTGCTCGCGGTCCTCGCCCTGGCCACCCTGGTCCTGGCCGCCCGCCAACTGACCGAGCGCCGCCGCGACGAACTGGCCCTCCAACAGGCCCGGGGCGCGGGCACGTTGAGGCTGCTGCGCGGCGCGGCAGCCGAGTGGGCGCTCACCGGCGTACCGGCCGCCGTGGCCGCGCCCTTCCTGGCCGGGCTGCTGCACCCCGGCACCCGGGGCGCCGACGCGTGGGCGGCCGTAGGACTGACTCTGCTGGTGCACGCGGCGGCGGTGCTGCTGCCCGTGCTGCCGTCGGCGCGGTCGCGGCCGGCGCGCGGCGCGCGGGCCGCCGCCGCCCAACGGCTGGGCGCCGACCTGGCGTTGCTGGCCGTGGCGACCCTGGGGTACCTGGAGTTGCGGCGGCACCACTCGCTGATCGCCGACGTGGGCACCGGCAGCGCGTCCGCGGACCCGGTGCTGGTCCTGGTGCCGACGCTGGTGGCCGGCGCCGCCGCACTGCTGTTGCTCCGGCTGCTGCCGCTGACGTCGCTGTTGCTGGACGCGTTCGGGCGGCGTAGCAAAGGGCTCGTACTCGCCCTGGCCGGTTGGCAGTTGAGCCGGCGGGCCGCGCGCAACGCGGGACCGGTGGTGCTGATGTGCCTGGCCGTGTCGGTGAGCGCCTTCGCCACCACCGCGCTGGCCTGTCTGGGCGGACTGGCGTCCGAGGAGGCCGCGTTCACCGTCGGCGCGGATGTGCGGATCGACCCGTCGGCGGACGACGGTTACCCCTCCGCCGTGCTGGGCTCCGCCTATCGCGCGCTGCCGGGGGTGACCGGCGTGACACCGGTGACGCGGTCGACGGTGAACCTGCCCGGCGGCGCCACCGAGGACCTGGTCGGCACGATCGGCGGACCCGCGCCCCGCACCCCGTCACCGGTCGTCCCCGGCATACGGCTCCCCGGGCGGCC from Streptomyces sp. NBC_01288 carries:
- a CDS encoding ABC transporter permease; this translates as MFDSAGVHVVATAFTSSPRRRPDVPGPTRRRVPAVARRAGQHGLVLAAVSVTVLLCATALAALAALAGSSVQAGAVRRLAGDLGAQVNVNAAYRAGGMAVADRDVRAAAERVFAGVPQRTYVGLLGTSPVSVTGIDGVVGPPRGPGGSGLHPVAVQDGGGFGELVAGRWPAGTGDAPAGAFTSLPDVPVATGSTAPVDTAIPEPLAKRLGIRPGSSLRVQDAFNRPMTLRVTGVFRATGAVGFWPAMAGDLTEGETADQDLLVVSASALNGSAVLNGHLTAHWSVQPDLSRLDADSLAGLHDRLRAFSGSQSGVSVFGGRQPSLDDLTVASGLPGAIDDLTVPTVAARSSLYLPSVLLAVLALATLVLAARQLTERRRDELALQQARGAGTLRLLRGAAAEWALTGVPAAVAAPFLAGLLHPGTRGADAWAAVGLTLLVHAAAVLLPVLPSARSRPARGARAAAAQRLGADLALLAVATLGYLELRRHHSLIADVGTGSASADPVLVLVPTLVAGAAALLLLRLLPLTSLLLDAFGRRSKGLVLALAGWQLSRRAARNAGPVVLMCLAVSVSAFATTALACLGGLASEEAAFTVGADVRIDPSADDGYPSAVLGSAYRALPGVTGVTPVTRSTVNLPGGATEDLVGTIGGPAPRTPSPVVPGIRLPGRPTALLLDERLSSDGSRVAPSLELAVQDASGLVSVVSARLPSADGARRTVVVPLAVALSGGHPRAYPLTVTAVSVLPQPNVRPARLDLDVMRVGARGSAGSSDTADTWASQLPGGQAWFDGTDHAADSTEGACKGKLTDTYNPGTPGVCAIVPGGSAVLRTTVSTGIHPSQATSDAFGGLADSDYATQPGSQVRLVAGPAGGPAPLPVRADASTLRAARLHLGSTTTLDLGGGRITAKIVGRVDSPPGLGRGQGHLIADQRQLAAALTLAGADQHDPAFWWLNSTDSARTAAAAEAQPALGSVTTTARTAASLQADPFRAGLRRVLELVRYLAPGFAVIAFTVHAVVSTRQRRKEFALLRAIGVRATSLSALLGAEQVGLALFAVVPGALMGMALASAVLPLVTVDDSGEAPYPPLPQVIPWGTVALTAVATALAISAVVLGLARLLARVDLVRVLRAGEDR